A window of Pseudomonadota bacterium contains these coding sequences:
- a CDS encoding aspartate-semialdehyde dehydrogenase produces MSYKIAVVGATGNVGREILATLAQRNFPVGEVVALASRNSAGKQVSFGENKILDVQVLDDYDFRGTDIALFSPGSAVSKIHAPRAAAAGCVVIDNTSHFRMDPNVPLVVPEVNAHALKNFRESNIIANPNCSTIQMVVALKPLHAVNPIKRVVVSTYQSVSGAGKDAMDELYEQTKGLFVHSTIEPKKFSKRIAFNVIPQIDVFMENGMTKEEWKMVEETKKILDASIKVSATCVRVPVFVGHSESVNIEFTNPMTIEQVYDLLEDAEGVLVIDRREAGGYITPVEAVGEDAVYVSRVRKDETLENGINMWVVSDNLRKGAALNAVQIAEALIEQFGLLPAGEMA; encoded by the coding sequence ATGAGCTATAAAATCGCAGTGGTCGGCGCGACGGGAAATGTCGGCCGGGAAATTCTGGCAACGCTGGCGCAGCGCAACTTTCCGGTAGGGGAAGTGGTGGCGCTGGCCTCGCGCAATTCCGCGGGCAAGCAGGTGAGCTTTGGCGAAAACAAAATCCTCGATGTGCAGGTGCTGGATGATTACGATTTCCGCGGCACGGATATTGCGCTTTTCTCGCCGGGTTCGGCGGTCAGCAAAATCCACGCGCCGCGCGCGGCCGCTGCCGGTTGCGTGGTGATCGACAACACCTCGCATTTCCGGATGGACCCGAATGTGCCGCTGGTGGTGCCGGAAGTGAACGCCCATGCGCTCAAGAATTTCCGCGAATCCAACATCATCGCCAACCCCAATTGCAGCACCATCCAGATGGTGGTGGCGCTGAAGCCGCTGCATGCGGTGAACCCGATCAAACGCGTGGTGGTGAGCACCTATCAGTCCGTCTCGGGCGCCGGGAAAGACGCGATGGACGAGCTGTATGAGCAGACCAAAGGCCTGTTCGTGCACAGCACGATTGAACCGAAAAAATTCAGCAAGCGCATTGCCTTCAACGTCATCCCGCAGATCGACGTGTTCATGGAAAACGGCATGACCAAAGAAGAATGGAAAATGGTCGAGGAGACCAAGAAAATCCTCGATGCGAGCATCAAGGTTTCCGCGACCTGCGTGCGCGTGCCGGTGTTTGTCGGCCATTCGGAATCGGTCAATATCGAGTTCACCAACCCGATGACTATCGAGCAGGTGTATGACCTGCTGGAAGACGCCGAGGGCGTGCTCGTGATCGATCGTCGCGAAGCGGGTGGGTATATCACCCCGGTGGAAGCGGTTGGCGAGGATGCGGTGTATGTGAGCCGCGTGCGCAAGGATGAGACGCTCGAAAACGGGATCAACATGTGGGTCGTTTCCGACAATCTGCGCAAAGGGGCCGCGCTCAACGCCGTGCAAATCGCCGAAGCGCTGATCGAGCAATTCGGCCTGCTGCCTGCGGGTGAAATGGCCTAA
- the leuB gene encoding 3-isopropylmalate dehydrogenase — protein MHSPAPSTQHPAPSKNILLLPGDGIGPEVVAQAQRVLAWAGDYAKVNFTFDSALIGGSAYDAVGTPFPAETLAKAKAADAILLGAVGGPQWESLEYAVRPERGLLGIRKELDLFANLRPAMCFAALADASSLKPEIISGLDILIVRELTGDIYFGEPRGVTVENGHRVGRNTMIYADWEVTRIGRVALDLARARGKKLCSVDKANVLETTEMWREEMQKLRDAEYSDVALSHMYVDNAAMQLVRTPKQFDVMVTGNIFGDILSDCAAMLTGSLGMLPSASLGAEINGKRAALYEPVHGSAPDIAGKGVANPIATILSVSMMLRYSFALNTAADLVDAAVAQVLEAGLRTGDIMQPGMQQVGTQAMGDAILAALATLSAQQKVA, from the coding sequence ATGCACTCCCCAGCACCCAGCACCCAGCACCCAGCACCCTCTAAAAACATCCTCCTGCTCCCCGGTGACGGCATTGGCCCGGAAGTGGTCGCGCAAGCGCAGCGCGTGCTGGCATGGGCGGGCGATTATGCGAAGGTGAATTTCACCTTCGACAGCGCCCTCATTGGCGGCAGTGCATATGACGCGGTGGGCACGCCCTTCCCGGCGGAAACCCTCGCCAAAGCCAAAGCGGCGGATGCGATTCTGCTTGGCGCCGTCGGCGGCCCGCAATGGGAGTCGCTGGAATATGCCGTGCGGCCGGAGCGCGGCTTGCTCGGCATCCGCAAGGAGCTGGATTTGTTTGCCAACCTGCGTCCGGCGATGTGCTTTGCAGCGCTGGCCGATGCGTCGAGCCTGAAGCCGGAGATTATTTCGGGCCTCGATATTCTCATCGTGCGCGAATTGACGGGGGATATTTACTTCGGCGAACCGCGCGGCGTGACGGTGGAAAACGGCCACCGTGTGGGCCGCAACACGATGATTTACGCCGATTGGGAAGTGACCCGCATTGGCCGGGTGGCGCTGGACCTGGCGCGCGCGCGTGGCAAAAAACTCTGCTCGGTGGATAAGGCGAACGTGCTTGAAACCACCGAAATGTGGCGCGAAGAAATGCAGAAACTGCGCGACGCAGAATATAGCGACGTGGCGCTGTCGCATATGTATGTCGATAACGCGGCGATGCAGCTGGTGCGCACGCCTAAGCAGTTTGACGTGATGGTAACCGGCAATATTTTCGGCGATATTCTCTCCGATTGCGCGGCGATGCTGACGGGGTCGCTCGGCATGTTGCCAAGCGCGTCGCTCGGGGCAGAAATTAACGGCAAGCGCGCGGCGCTGTATGAGCCGGTGCATGGCTCGGCGCCTGACATTGCCGGCAAAGGCGTTGCCAACCCGATTGCGACGATTCTTTCCGTCAGCATGATGCTGCGCTATTCCTTCGCGCTCAACACGGCGGCGGATCTGGTGGATGCGGCAGTAGCACAGGTGCTGGAAGCGGGCCTGCGCACGGGCGATATTATGCAGCCGGGCATGCAACAGGTTGGCACGCAGGCGATGGGTGATGCGATCCTCGCGGCGCTTGCCACTCTCTCCGCCCAACAGAAAGTTGCGTAA
- the sdhC gene encoding succinate dehydrogenase, cytochrome b556 subunit: protein MSQLQDNRPLSPHLGIYRWQISNTLSILHRLTGVGLTLGLVPFALWLWAAAYDPALFDCLSTAAASIIGKLFLFGWTVAFYYHLGNGIRHLNWDLGRGFKLDEMAASGWVVVSFAVFISIFTWVLIYQKVGL from the coding sequence ATGAGCCAACTTCAGGACAACCGCCCGCTTTCGCCGCATCTTGGCATTTATCGCTGGCAGATCAGTAACACGCTGTCGATCCTCCACCGCCTGACGGGGGTGGGCCTCACGCTCGGCCTCGTGCCGTTTGCGTTGTGGCTGTGGGCCGCGGCCTATGACCCGGCGCTGTTTGACTGCCTGAGCACGGCTGCCGCAAGCATTATCGGCAAACTGTTTTTGTTTGGGTGGACGGTGGCGTTTTACTACCATCTGGGCAATGGCATCCGCCATTTGAACTGGGATCTCGGCCGCGGGTTCAAGCTCGATGAAATGGCCGCTTCCGGCTGGGTGGTGGTGTCGTTCGCGGTGTTCATCAGCATCTTTACCTGGGTGCTTATCTACCAGAAAGTGGGGCTCTAA
- the sdhD gene encoding succinate dehydrogenase, hydrophobic membrane anchor protein, whose protein sequence is MHDAHASLRTPIKRARGLGSAKDGTGHFWLQRVSAVALIPLTVWFMVSLITHLIGADRAGVAQWLSHPLVALAMAALIAAMFIHARLGIQVIVEDYVHHEGKKIVALLLNNALILGFGGASLFAIARLHFIGI, encoded by the coding sequence ATGCACGACGCACACGCATCCTTGCGCACGCCGATCAAGCGCGCGCGCGGCCTTGGCTCCGCGAAGGACGGCACCGGCCATTTCTGGCTGCAACGGGTGAGCGCGGTGGCGCTGATTCCGCTGACGGTGTGGTTCATGGTGTCGCTGATTACGCACCTCATTGGCGCAGATCGCGCGGGCGTGGCGCAGTGGCTTTCGCACCCGCTGGTGGCGCTGGCGATGGCGGCGCTAATTGCGGCGATGTTTATCCATGCGCGGCTTGGGATTCAGGTCATCGTCGAGGATTATGTCCATCACGAGGGCAAGAAAATCGTCGCGCTGCTGCTCAATAATGCACTCATTCTCGGCTTTGGTGGGGCGTCGCTTTTCGCCATCGCCCGGCTTCACTTCATCGGGATATAA